In one Brevibacillus choshinensis genomic region, the following are encoded:
- a CDS encoding CtsR family transcriptional regulator: protein MRNISDIIEHHLKSIITESPNGSIEIQRSELADHFQCVPSQINYVINTRFTVQKGYIVESKRGGGGYIRIRKVQIVSKARLQELLTEELIGEAITQSVGNAIVERLLEEGLVNIREATLMKIATSRAVLTVETELRDRLRANILKQMIAAILLK, encoded by the coding sequence TTGCGTAACATCTCGGACATCATTGAACATCACTTGAAAAGCATCATTACCGAGAGTCCCAATGGCTCTATCGAGATTCAGCGTAGTGAGCTAGCCGACCATTTTCAATGTGTACCATCTCAGATCAACTACGTCATTAATACCCGATTCACAGTTCAAAAAGGGTATATTGTGGAAAGCAAGCGTGGCGGTGGCGGGTACATTCGCATTCGCAAAGTGCAGATCGTCAGCAAGGCACGCCTGCAGGAACTTTTGACCGAGGAGCTGATTGGTGAGGCTATCACACAGAGTGTGGGCAATGCTATCGTTGAGCGTCTCTTGGAGGAAGGCTTGGTGAACATCCGGGAAGCAACCCTGATGAAAATTGCCACCTCTCGTGCAGTTTTAACCGTGGAGACGGAATTGCGGGATCGTTTGCGGGCAAACATTTTAAAGCAGATGATCGCAGCTATTCTGTTGAAGTAA
- a CDS encoding UvrB/UvrC motif-containing protein yields the protein MNCEECGKRPATLHLTKIVNGEKTEYHICEHCAQEKGDVFTGFHNFSINNLLSGLLKFDPMQKSAKESSANKTLRCETCGLTFAQFSKSGRFGCSDCYTFLGDRLDPLFRRIHGNTQHIGKVPERTGGQLKIRKELEQLKQALQTHVASEEFEKAAEMRDRIRALEQKMAQS from the coding sequence ATGAACTGTGAGGAATGCGGAAAACGACCGGCGACACTTCATCTGACGAAAATCGTCAATGGCGAAAAAACCGAATACCATATTTGTGAGCATTGCGCTCAGGAAAAAGGGGACGTCTTTACCGGCTTTCACAATTTCAGCATCAACAATCTCCTTTCAGGATTATTAAAATTCGACCCGATGCAGAAGAGCGCCAAGGAATCGTCAGCGAACAAAACGCTCCGATGTGAAACCTGCGGGCTCACTTTCGCCCAGTTTAGCAAGAGCGGACGATTCGGCTGCAGCGATTGCTATACTTTTCTAGGGGATCGGCTGGACCCACTGTTCCGCCGCATCCACGGAAATACACAGCATATCGGCAAAGTGCCTGAACGTACTGGTGGCCAATTGAAAATCCGCAAAGAGCTGGAACAATTAAAACAAGCCCTGCAAACCCATGTAGCCAGTGAAGAGTTTGAAAAGGCCGCAGAGATGCGGGACCGAATTCGTGCCTTGGAACAAAAGATGGCCCAATCGTAA
- a CDS encoding protein arginine kinase, with the protein MSQQQFMQNPWSNWMKGEGPDSDIVISTRLRIARNLRQHPFPLLATDSQGEEVVRKVTEVSESDAMRKRHHLQVIQMDQVNPLEKRVLVEKHLISPHLAEESRKGAVLLSPDESVSIMVNEEDHIRIQVLLPGFRLNDAWEIGTKIDDIFERNLNYAFDETRGYLTSCPTNVGTGIRASVMLHLPALVMTQQISRILQAINQVGLVVRGIYGEGSEALGNLFQLSNQVTLGMSESDILSNLYGVARQIIEQERVARTYLLEHTRVSLEDRIFRSYGILMYARTVESKEAAQRLSDVRLGIDLGVIPDVSPLVLNELLVTTQPGFLQQHAGQKLTPDQRDERRARLIRERIADTEK; encoded by the coding sequence ATGTCGCAACAGCAGTTTATGCAGAACCCGTGGAGCAATTGGATGAAAGGGGAAGGACCTGATTCCGATATCGTCATCAGCACACGGTTACGCATCGCCCGTAACCTGCGCCAGCACCCTTTTCCGTTGCTTGCGACTGATTCCCAAGGGGAGGAAGTGGTAAGAAAGGTAACGGAAGTCAGCGAGTCGGATGCCATGCGCAAACGACACCATCTGCAAGTGATTCAAATGGATCAAGTAAACCCTCTGGAAAAACGCGTGCTGGTGGAAAAACATTTGATCAGCCCACATCTAGCCGAGGAGTCTCGCAAAGGGGCAGTTTTGCTTAGTCCTGATGAATCTGTGAGTATTATGGTTAATGAAGAAGACCACATCCGTATTCAAGTCCTGTTACCAGGGTTTCGTTTGAATGACGCCTGGGAAATCGGTACAAAAATAGATGATATTTTCGAGAGGAATTTAAATTACGCCTTCGACGAGACCAGAGGGTACCTTACGAGTTGCCCGACCAACGTAGGTACTGGAATTCGCGCTTCCGTGATGCTCCATCTTCCTGCATTGGTCATGACTCAGCAGATCAGTCGTATTCTGCAGGCGATTAATCAAGTTGGTCTGGTCGTACGAGGAATTTATGGAGAAGGTAGCGAAGCATTAGGTAATCTGTTTCAGCTTTCCAATCAGGTGACGTTGGGCATGTCGGAATCAGACATTCTCTCCAACCTGTACGGAGTAGCTAGACAAATTATTGAACAAGAGCGTGTTGCACGTACGTACTTACTCGAACACACCCGCGTTTCGCTGGAAGATCGCATTTTTCGCTCGTATGGGATTTTGATGTACGCGCGCACGGTCGAATCCAAAGAAGCTGCACAGCGCCTATCCGATGTGCGCCTAGGGATTGATCTCGGTGTGATTCCAGACGTTTCACCATTGGTGTTGAACGAACTGCTCGTTACGACGCAACCGGGGTTCCTGCAGCAGCATGCAGGCCAAAAGCTGACTCCGGATCAACGGGACGAACGCAGAGCGCGGTTAATTCGGGAGCGCATTGCAGACACAGAAAAGTAA
- a CDS encoding ATP-dependent Clp protease ATP-binding subunit, with protein sequence MMFGRFTERAQKVLALALEEAVRLGHKDIGTEHVLLGLIREGEGIAAKALQSLGLGLDKIQSEVESLIGRGTEQSGSNYTPNYTPRAKKVIELSMDEARKLGHTYVGTEHILLGLIREGEGIAARIMNNLGVSLNKARQQVLQLLGSSEMMASHQPSGGNPAANTPTLDGLARDLTAIARDGGLDPVIGRMKEIERVIQVLSRRTKNNPVLIGEPGVGKTAIAEGLAQKIVNNEIPETLRDKRVMTLDMGTVVAGTKYRGEFEDRLKKIMDEIRQAGNIILFIDELHTLIGAGGAEGAIDASNILKPALARGELQCVGATTLDEYRKYIEKDAALERRFQPIQVDEPTAEDAVKILHGLRDRYEAHHRVKITDEAIEQAVKLSDRYITDRFLPDKAIDLVDEAASKVRLQSFTVPPNLKELEGRLEEVRKEKDAAVQSQEFEEAAALRDQEQKLREELDKTKKDWKERQGQLNMEVTPEDIAQVVASWTGIPVLKLKEEEAERLLKMEEILHSRVIGQDEAVKSVSRAVRRARAGLKDPKRPVGSFIFLGPTGVGKTELARAVAETLFGDEDAMIRVDMSEYMEKHSTARLVGAPPGYVGYDEGGQLTEKVRRKPYSVILLDEIEKAHPDVFNILLQVLDDGRLTDSKGRTVDFRNTVVIMTSNVGASMIKKNTTLGFTTGDVERKYQDMKDKVMDELKKSFRPEFLNRIDEVIVFHSLEQEHIEQIVSLMTDELRKRLKEQSIDFQLTEEAKKVLAKEGFDPAYGARPLRRAIQRHIEDRLSEELLKGNISKGDTVNIDSEEGQLVVKRLEKSKL encoded by the coding sequence ATGATGTTTGGACGTTTTACAGAACGAGCACAAAAAGTATTGGCGCTTGCCCTGGAAGAAGCAGTCCGTCTTGGCCACAAAGATATTGGGACTGAGCACGTACTGTTGGGATTGATTCGGGAAGGCGAAGGGATTGCGGCGAAAGCTCTACAATCACTTGGGCTTGGTCTCGACAAAATCCAAAGTGAAGTGGAGTCGTTGATCGGACGCGGTACGGAGCAGTCCGGCAGTAATTACACTCCAAACTATACACCTCGTGCCAAAAAGGTCATTGAGCTGTCCATGGATGAAGCCCGCAAGCTGGGCCACACGTACGTGGGCACCGAGCATATTCTGCTTGGTCTGATCCGTGAAGGGGAAGGCATTGCGGCAAGAATCATGAACAATCTGGGTGTCAGCCTGAACAAAGCTCGTCAGCAAGTTCTACAGCTCCTAGGCAGCTCGGAAATGATGGCGTCCCATCAGCCATCGGGTGGTAATCCGGCAGCCAACACGCCTACTCTGGACGGTCTGGCTCGCGATCTGACCGCCATTGCACGCGACGGTGGTCTCGACCCTGTCATTGGTCGAATGAAAGAAATTGAGCGTGTTATTCAAGTGTTGAGCAGACGTACCAAGAACAATCCCGTGCTGATCGGGGAACCAGGCGTTGGGAAAACAGCGATCGCCGAAGGACTGGCACAGAAGATTGTGAACAACGAAATTCCAGAGACACTGCGCGACAAACGCGTCATGACGCTGGATATGGGTACTGTCGTGGCAGGAACCAAGTATCGCGGTGAATTTGAAGACCGCCTGAAGAAAATCATGGACGAAATTCGTCAAGCCGGAAACATCATTCTGTTTATTGACGAATTGCATACTTTGATTGGCGCAGGTGGAGCAGAAGGTGCCATCGACGCCTCCAACATTCTCAAGCCGGCTCTAGCTCGTGGAGAATTGCAGTGCGTAGGGGCAACGACTCTGGACGAATACCGCAAATACATTGAGAAAGATGCTGCGCTGGAACGGCGTTTCCAACCAATTCAGGTAGATGAACCGACTGCAGAAGACGCAGTCAAAATTCTACACGGTCTGCGTGATCGTTACGAGGCACATCACCGCGTTAAAATTACAGATGAAGCTATTGAGCAGGCAGTAAAGCTGTCTGATCGCTATATCACAGATCGTTTCCTGCCAGACAAAGCGATCGACCTCGTCGATGAAGCTGCTTCGAAAGTACGCCTTCAGTCCTTTACTGTTCCTCCGAACCTCAAGGAACTGGAAGGTCGTCTGGAAGAAGTGCGCAAGGAAAAAGATGCGGCGGTACAATCGCAGGAATTTGAAGAAGCTGCAGCCCTTCGTGATCAAGAGCAAAAACTGCGCGAAGAGCTTGATAAAACGAAAAAAGACTGGAAAGAACGTCAAGGCCAGTTAAACATGGAAGTGACCCCTGAAGATATCGCACAGGTCGTGGCTAGCTGGACGGGTATCCCTGTACTCAAGCTGAAGGAAGAGGAAGCCGAACGCTTGTTGAAAATGGAGGAAATTCTGCATAGTCGTGTCATTGGGCAGGACGAAGCAGTCAAATCCGTCTCTCGAGCTGTTCGACGTGCCCGTGCCGGTCTGAAGGATCCGAAGCGCCCTGTAGGCTCGTTCATTTTCCTGGGCCCTACGGGTGTCGGGAAAACCGAATTGGCGCGTGCTGTGGCAGAGACGCTCTTTGGCGATGAAGATGCTATGATCCGCGTCGACATGTCCGAGTACATGGAGAAGCATTCGACGGCGCGTCTGGTCGGTGCCCCTCCTGGATATGTGGGCTATGATGAAGGTGGTCAATTGACCGAGAAGGTACGCCGCAAACCGTACTCCGTCATCTTGCTGGATGAGATCGAAAAAGCGCATCCGGACGTATTCAACATCCTGCTGCAAGTCCTGGATGATGGTCGCTTGACTGATTCCAAAGGACGTACTGTCGACTTCCGCAACACAGTAGTGATCATGACCTCCAACGTGGGTGCAAGCATGATCAAGAAAAACACAACGTTGGGCTTCACGACCGGCGATGTCGAAAGAAAATACCAAGACATGAAGGACAAAGTGATGGATGAGCTGAAAAAGAGCTTCCGTCCTGAATTCCTGAACCGGATTGATGAAGTGATCGTGTTCCATTCCCTGGAGCAAGAACACATCGAGCAGATCGTTTCGTTGATGACCGACGAGCTGCGTAAACGCTTGAAAGAACAGAGCATTGATTTCCAATTGACCGAAGAAGCCAAGAAAGTATTGGCCAAAGAAGGTTTCGATCCGGCCTATGGTGCACGTCCATTGCGTAGAGCCATTCAACGTCACATCGAGGACAGATTGTCCGAAGAGCTGTTGAAGGGCAATATCAGCAAAGGTGACACCGTCAATATCGATTCCGAGGAAGGTCAATTGGTGGTTAAACGTTTGGAAAAATCAAAGCTATAA